The sequence CGGAGCCGGGCCAACGCCAAGCCCGTAACCGCCGACCGCGTCGACCTCGACTACCTGCTCGACGAACGCCTGCGCGAACTGATCGTGGAAGAACCCCGCCGCCTCACGCTGAGCCGGATGGGCAAGCTGGTCGACCGCACCAAGCGCTACAATGGCTATCCGCTGACGGTCAGTACCGTTCAGGACAAAAACGCGCTGTTCCCCATTCCGCAGACGTTTATCGACGCCAATTTTGGGTTTAAAGTGGCCCAGAATCCCGGCTATTAACTCAGTTTAACCGCTGCCCAACGTACCTGACCGCCTTTACTGCTGCTGGGTACGTTGGGCAGCCAACCCAAACGCTATGACTTCGCTCAATCGCCGTGATTTTATCCGAACAGCTTCGGCCGCTGGCACCAGCCTGCTTTTATCGCCCTCGCTGTCGGCCGGGGGGCTCTACCGGGGCGCCCCCAACGAAAAGGTCGTGCTGGCCATGATGGGCACCAACAGCCGGGGCGCGTTTCTGGCCAAAAACTTCGCCCGCACGCCCCATACCGAGATTGGGTACGTGTGCGACGTCGATGAAAAAGTACTCGCCCGCACGCTCGACAGCCTGGAAAAGCAGACGGGCAAACGCCCACAGGGGTTCACCGACATTCGGAAGCTGCTCGAAAAGAAAGACTTCGATGCGCTGGTCGTAGCCGCCCCCGACCACTGGCACGCGCCCGCTACCATCATGGGCTGTCAGGCGGGCAAGCACGTATACGTGGAGAAGCCGTGCAGCCACAACCCGCACGAGGGCGAAATGGCCGTTGAAGCCGCCCAGAAATACAACCGGCTGGTGCAGATGGGCAGTCAGCGGCGGTCGTTTTCCAACGTGCAGGATGCCGTCAAACGGCTGCGCGAGGGCGTCATCGGCCGGGTGTATTTTGCGCGGGGCTGGTACACCAACTGGCGGCCGAGCATCGGCAAAGGCAAGGAAGTGCCCGTGCCCGGCCACCTGCACTACGACCTCTGGCAGGGCCCGGCCCCCGCCCGCCCCTACCGCGACAACCTCATTCACTACAACTGGCACTGGTTCTGGCACTGGGGCACGGGCGAAGCGCTCAACAACGGCACCCACGAGCTGGACGTAATGCGCTGGGGGCTCGGGGTCGACCACCCCACCAAAGTAGTGTCGTCGGGCGGGCGGTTTGCGTTCAACGATGATTGGGAAACACCCGACACCCAAACCATTACCTTCAACTTTGCCAACAACACGGCCATGTCGTGGGAAGGCCGGAGCTGCAACGGCTACGACGCCGAAGGCACGGGCCGGGGCGTGGTCTTTTACGGCGAAAAAGGTACGTTGGTGTATCCCGGTGCCAACAGCTACAGCATCTACGACCAGAAAAACAAGTTGGTGCAGGAGGTGAAAGACAGCACGCCCTACGACGCCACCAACACCGTCAGCCCGCTGGAACAACTGGACGCCCTGCACCTGCAAAACTTCGTGCAGACTATCCGGGGCGAGGCGAAATTGCAGTGCCCGATTAGTGAAGGCCATAAATCGACGTTGCTGCCTCAACTGGGCAACATTGCCTACCGCGTGGGTCGGGTGTTGCAGTGCGACCCCACCAACGGGCACATTCTCAACGATAAAGAGGCCCAGAAACTATGGTCACGCGAGTACAACAAAAACTGGAACGTCAGAGTCTAAACCGCCCCATTCAATGACCAATCAAGTTATTGCCCGCGTCCTTGTCGGGCTGGGGCTGGTTTGCCTCGGCTCGCCGCTGATGGCGCAAAAGAAAGCGCCGCTGCCCAACGTACCCGGCATGGTGTCGTACACGTACCGGCAGAGTTTTCAGCGCAACGTGGCGGCTACGCTGGACACGATCCGGGCGATGGGCATCACGGACATGGAATTCTCGAACCTGTTTGGCAAGACGGCCGCCGAGCTTCGGCAACTGCTCGACGAACGGGGTATGCGCTGCTCGTCGTTTGGCGTAAGCTACCCCGATGCCCTCACCAAAACCGATGAGGTCGGTGCCAACGCCAAAGCGCTGGGGGCGCAGTATGTGCGCGTAGCCTGGATTCCGCACGAAGCACCGTTCAATCTGGCCGCCGCGCAGAAAGCCGTGGCCGATTTCAACCAGATCGGAAAGCGCCTGAAGGAGCAGTACGACCTGACGTTTTGCTACCACAACCACGGCTACGAATTCCACCCCGCCCCGGAAGGCACCCTGTTCGATTACATCGTGCAAAAAACCGACCCCAGGTACGTGAGCTTCGAGCTGGATATTCTATGGACCGTCTTTCCGGGGCATGACCCTGTGGCGTTGTTGCGCAAATATGGCAGTCGGTTTGCGCTTATGCACCTGAAAGACCTGCGCAAGGGCGTAGCAGGCAACCTGTCGGG comes from Fibrella aestuarina BUZ 2 and encodes:
- a CDS encoding Gfo/Idh/MocA family protein: MTSLNRRDFIRTASAAGTSLLLSPSLSAGGLYRGAPNEKVVLAMMGTNSRGAFLAKNFARTPHTEIGYVCDVDEKVLARTLDSLEKQTGKRPQGFTDIRKLLEKKDFDALVVAAPDHWHAPATIMGCQAGKHVYVEKPCSHNPHEGEMAVEAAQKYNRLVQMGSQRRSFSNVQDAVKRLREGVIGRVYFARGWYTNWRPSIGKGKEVPVPGHLHYDLWQGPAPARPYRDNLIHYNWHWFWHWGTGEALNNGTHELDVMRWGLGVDHPTKVVSSGGRFAFNDDWETPDTQTITFNFANNTAMSWEGRSCNGYDAEGTGRGVVFYGEKGTLVYPGANSYSIYDQKNKLVQEVKDSTPYDATNTVSPLEQLDALHLQNFVQTIRGEAKLQCPISEGHKSTLLPQLGNIAYRVGRVLQCDPTNGHILNDKEAQKLWSREYNKNWNVRV
- a CDS encoding sugar phosphate isomerase/epimerase family protein: MTNQVIARVLVGLGLVCLGSPLMAQKKAPLPNVPGMVSYTYRQSFQRNVAATLDTIRAMGITDMEFSNLFGKTAAELRQLLDERGMRCSSFGVSYPDALTKTDEVGANAKALGAQYVRVAWIPHEAPFNLAAAQKAVADFNQIGKRLKEQYDLTFCYHNHGYEFHPAPEGTLFDYIVQKTDPRYVSFELDILWTVFPGHDPVALLRKYGSRFALMHLKDLRKGVAGNLSGGTPTENDVALGTGQAQLPGIIKAAQQAGVRHFYIEDESPNIATQVPQSLAYWRQVTR